The genomic DNA CAACAGGAGGCAAATTATCATGATCGTCCAATCAGAACACAGTGAGCAGGCTATGCGGTTGCCCAGcagcattgctcaaaaagtttcCCCATGTAATTGGCTGTTTTTGGAGAAGATTTGGATGTTTGAGAGTGGACTTACATTTAGGTGCACAGACCTTTCGAGAAATGTACATCTGCCCATTCATAGTGTTTGCTGGGTGGTTCTCTCTGTTTGTATTATTGATATTTCTGTTGATCATTGCTTCGTCTATACTTCTGAGTCAGCAAATTCCTGCGAGCAGAATTCCAACTTCCTGTGTTCACATTCTACTGCAAGGCATCATACATATAGACTATAGGTATCAATAAACATCAACatgtagatagatatatagatagatagatactttatagatccccaggggaaattcaagtgtcACTAAACACTGAAGGTTACCTCATAGTAAAAGTAAGGAACACATAAGCCATAACAAATGTATAGCCATTCATTCTATGGTCTTTGCAGAATAGTGGTCATTTCAAGTGGCCCTTACAGTAAAAAGGCAATGACTTTAAAGACATGTGAGAGTCACAGGCAGTAATGCAGTGGggaactagcctagaaatctagacgcaccctagcggcggcaaattaatttgctccgcctgtacgtctagtatcaaaccatagggatttatagagtcttaaggcgggcttaacaggataacgacagtcctgcgacggtgaacaacaaggaaggtggctatggcgaacgaagagcgcttgtttgaatcggcgttggcgtcaactttggaggagttggacttgtgcttttctttgaaagttgagcaacataATGCACacaagtcattcctttcgaagaaggatgtatttgccgttttgcagaccggatacggatatggtcgtagcgctggcctattgcatgcctaggcagtttgaaagacaattctctgcccgccccttggattaagcgaggtgaatggttcgattccagactatacatttcaatgatataggatggcccgccaggctagtggGGAACTGCAACAactacaaaaaacaaacaaaaaacttaTTTTGAAGTAGATAGGTGGAAAAAATCTTACTCCAGCAGATTTCTGTTTCCCCAACACCAATTTCTAGTTAAATCTTGCACTTCTAATATAAGCAGTGCCTGGAGCTTATTCCTAGTTAGTTCAGGACTTGATTTAAGATATTGCTATTAAATGATAAGCCATGATTTTGTGACATTAACAACTTTTGACTGCAATGTTTCACCACAGTCAGATTGCAGGGGATAGCATAACACCTTGTGTTGTCTGATGTGATGTGAGATAATAAATTAGTTTGATCAATGTTTCTTATgagaaaacaacatgaatattaaatacagtttatttactttagctcatgttatgaagaaatatgaacaataaatACTCTGAATAAGTACCATTTATCACAGATGAATAAGGCATATAAatattttgcacacttttttgccatatacATTCATTCAATAATATGTCTTGTCTTTTCTTATCCACTGACAGTGGTCAGTTCTGGGAGACTGTTCCTACTGGCGGTTCTTGGTGAAGGATTCCCACAGAGTGCTGAGCTGGCTCTTCAGGTCCTGTGCTAAGGGATCCAGCTTCCCCTTCAGCTCCTCTGCGTAGGGAGCCACATTCTGCTGGAGCTCCTGGCTCTTCTGAACCAGCTGCATTTGGATGCTGTGGGACAGGGGAGCGACGCTCTTCTGGAAGTCCTGCAGGTGCTGGTCCACCCTTTTCTTCAGCTCATCAGTACAGGGGCCCAACTGGGACTGCAACTCAGCCAGGCTCTTCTCCAGGCTCCCCCTCAGCTCCTCAGTCTTCTGCTGCAGGGTGGCCTTCAGGGCCTCAGAGTCCAGGGCCTCAGCGTAGGGGGTCACATCCCTCTTCAGGTCCTCCACCTGGTGATGGAGCTCCTCAGTGTAGGGCTCCAGATGGGTCTTCATGGCGCTCAGGTCCTTCTCCACACGGGCTCTCAGCTGCTCGGCCTCATGGGATAGCTTGGCCAGCAGGTCCTGAGTCAGAGGTGTCACCTGACCGCCAACAGCTGTAGTGTACTGGTCAACAGCACCAGCACTTTCAGCAATTCTggcactgcagagagaggggagaataTTTCAATGTATGTTGCAAtaaaaagataaaataaaaaatgaaataatctAGATCACACAGCAtttaaaacatactgtaaactagatgtaccgcatagcggtacaaaatatgaccgccgctcagatctgtacatccgttccgcgaaaagaaatcacacttcaatttgtctccatattttactccatcccccactcttgaaacttttgtgtatgcttttttggcatgcctgagcgtgtgtgtgcggctgcacagaaagtagcctactggtgctgaaaaggtgaatagattgtagaatagccaaagaagatgtagcattgttataaaacctttaaaatttctaaacaatcacaagtagggcagttcatcacagttcatccattgcaactggattgatgaaaggtcacttacacctgtaggctacattgtatatgggaaaagcaaaaggtatcagcataattttatttatttatttataaacaaaaacatctctgtcagttccatgccgttttcaacagctatcaaaaacaaaggtcatttttggatggatggattttttgtgaatgtttcttcttctacataagattttagtcatctttagttcatgtgatactttattgtcaatgcacaaattaagtctgaaacgttattttcaatgcacaaattaagtaacagtagtctgaaacgaaatgctgttttacatctaaccagtggtgcaaataactgacatgtccaaatgggccttgatgaaatgcgtcgctagactgttcatacacattttaacgggccaaagttgaagagctgctgtccgttattgttcgtgcaaatataggctgattcatgttcccttgcattgtgtaactgaggtccatggctagtctggctttcaccagaccaagctcaatcttttaagaaatcaaaaaataaatagcgggcagatcaggctgggttcacccagcctagtccataggcacccgatattgtttaattttccgattgagatatccacgctctggctattctaaatgcaaaaatgaatcagggagttatgacaaaactgtaactaacaaactagatcctaatagaaagctgatagcttccctaagctacaggtaggattataaggtaggcctatttacaacataaattgtcaataggctatgctggcgacacaaataaaatctccttgggaaaccaatggctcacgccttacagtatcaagcggacttaaactgccatgtcgtggcgaaaagttgtaataaaattcacgcagtcaaggaaagcgcgaatgaagtagccacttctaaatgggacccactagtAGCTTAAGgcgtgttgctaaagcagccataatgaaatgaaggtgtcattgtttggatacttcacacacacgtgctttttaatttcacagactacaactaccaagcaggaatcaaagcacatcgattcccctctcacacccttaaaacgcacttaaaacaaaataaacaggcgtctcagtctcacgcatgtagccataggcaaaactgtagcCTATCAGAccagtgtaacgttggtaaatcttccattgcacagaatgatttttgtagcacgtgcaacaaatgacagtcgaaagatacaattacagtgctgctatcaatttgcttggtataaccgcatttatagttttctacaaatgcaatcaatcaaattggcctccatcactcactcaaccaacgctaacggtaacattacctggtccttattgatattataagattaacgtacctgcagtaaacaCTAGATTtactcagatttatttcggcttcaagaagaaatgggaattacatttcatgtgaacatcatcctatccttattagacgttccctgcagtaaactacagtccttgtaggaagcgtccattgtttttccaacctacttttaacttccaacaaaattacgtctcactgcaacgatgcgccatctagtggacaaacgactacttatcgccaatactggaaatgcagccatgctgatgatgaatatttattttggctttcttttaatcctactgaatttgtaattatgtatcggccgttctaataccgatagtatgtgggtgcctgtgtgtgtgtgtgcatgtgtatatgtgtgcaccgccatctacaggccaatgagtgtacagtcactaaatgtacacataacctaatttttttagacccccccatggatgaaattctacgaaacttggcatacccccagagaatgccaggtcaataaaatttggtgcagttctgaacatcttaactgaagataggggcgattaaagcagaataatattgcattttcattttttaccgggggggtgcaaatcacaaatgagtgattatgggccttgatgtgggcccttgagaccaacataccataaaagattcttcatcctcagtgccacggttcaggtagttatttaggaaaaactgctttttttgcggttcggggggcccagcacggggggggggagtggcccccggggacgaaacggaatttttccgtaaaagtctagtggggctacataaccaccaaatttcatgtgccccggtggttcggtgtcccgggtatcgttgaccaaaaattcaggaagtagatgatggggggaaaaaaaacaactttgacaatccctatatgaccgctttgctagcttcgctagcggtggtcataataaggTATTGTATTTaaagtgtaataataataacgcCAATAATTAACATTGCTTTGGACGAAAGCGTCTGTCAATTACCATAACCAAAACCATAATCGTGAAGTAGATGTTAATAATGATAACTGCAGAGCTCTGAGATCAGATGCAAAATGTCATATTTCACCTTTAATTTGATCTCTCACCTGAATTCCTGGCCTAGTTCAGACTGCCGGATCTTCTGCAAGACTTCCTCAGTGGTGAATGTCATCTTGAGAACATACTCCCAGAATGCATCTTTTACCTTGTCCATGGTGGGCAGTGGCTGGTCTTGCTGAATGAGGTTGGCATGGCAACCTAGAGGAGAATGTAGCAGTTATGAGTGAAGTGGTTTAAAAAGTAACAATTTGGAGAAAGATTTCACGGGTTAACAGGTTTAGATGTAAAAAGACTGTCATGTCTTTAAAGAATCTAcccaaatgtgttttttttattgttgttattgttttttggcTACTGGTTTGGACTTTAATGATTCCTCCCCCTTACCTGTGAAAACAGCAAGTGCAAGAACCAGAAAGACCTTCATGACTCTTGTTTCACgtctaacaacaacaaaaaaaaacaagaaacatcTATTCATTAATGAACTAATATGTATACCACAATTGATTAGAATAAGGACATTAAATAGAAAAGGAAAGTACATGTAGATCATCTATACTATACGTTGTCAGTCTGCTTGACTCTTTGCCTCTGTTGGAGTTTATGAGCGTCTGTCTGGACTGAAATTCAGggttgtgtatatatatgataAGCTGATCATCATGCCGTGATGAGGAAGACAAAGTCCAGTGCAGAGTTGCTCTGCTGTCATTACCTTAGCTGGCATAGCACGGCCAAATGCCCTGCTGTCATTACCTTAGCTGGCATAGCACGCTTGAGTGCCCTGTTGTCATTACCTTAGCTGCCATAGCACGCCCAAGTGCTGTCATTACCTTAGCTGGCATAGCACGCTTGAGTGCCCTGCTGTCATTACCTTAGCTGGCATAGCACGCCCAAGTGCTGTCATTACCTTAGCTGGCATAGCACGCCCGAGTGCTGTCATTACCTTTTAGCTGGCATAGCACGCCCGAAAAGGTTGTCATTACCTTTAGCTGGCATAGCACGCCTGCGCCCTGCTGTCATTACCTTTAGTTGGAATAGCACGCCCGAAAGTGCTGTCATTACCTTTAGCTGGCATAGCACGCCCGAAAGTGCCCTGCTGTCATTACCTTAGCTGGCATAGCACGCCCGAGTGCTGTCATTACCTTAGCTGGCATAGCACGCCCGAGTGCCCTGCTGTCATTACCTTAGCTGGCATAGCACGCCCGAGTGCTGTCATTACCTTAGCTGGCACAGCACGCGAAGTGCTGTCATTACCTTTTAGCTGGCATAGCACGCCCGAAAGTGCCCTGCTTTTCGTCATTACCTTTAGCTGGCACAGCACGCCCGGAAAGTGCTGTCATTACCTTTAGCTGGCACAGCACCCCGAGTGCTGTTCATTACTTTAGCTGGCACAGCACGCCCGAGTGCTGTCATTACCTTAGCTGGCACAGCACGCCCGAGTGCTGTCATTACCTTAGCTGGCATAGCACGCCCGAGTGCCCTGCTGTCATTACCTTAGCTGGCACAGCACGCCCGAGTGCTGTCATTACCTTAGCTGGCACAGCACGCCCGAGTGCTGTCATTACCTTAGCTGGCATAGCACGCCCGAGTGCTGTCATTACCTTAGCTGGCATAGCACGCCCGCCCTGCTGTCATTACCTTAGCTGGCATAGCACGCCCGAGTGCTGTCATTACCTTAGCTGGCATAGCACGCCCGAAAGTGCCCTGGTTGTCATTACCTTTAGCTGGCATAGCACGCCCGAAAGTGCTGTCATTACCTTAGCTGGCATAGCACCGGAGAGTGCCCTGCTGTCATTACCTTAGCTGGCATAGCACGCCCAAGTGCCCTGCTGTCATTACCTTAGCTGGCATAGCACGCCCGAGTGCTGTCATTACCTTAGCTGGCATAGCACGCCCGAGTGCTGTCATTACCTTAGCTGGCATAGCACGCCCGAGTGCCCTGCTGTCATTACCTTAGCTGGCATAGCACGCCCGAGTGCCCTGCTGTCATTACCTTAGCTGGCACAGCACGCCCGAGTGCTGTCATTACCTTAGCTGGCACAGCACGCCCGAATGCTGTCATTACCTTAGCTGGCATAGCCCGAAAGTGCTGTCATTACCTTTAGCTGGCATAGCACTGAAGTGCCCCTCGCTGTCATTACCTTTAGCTGGCACAGCACCGAAAGTGCTGTCATTACCTTAGCTAGCATAGCATCTTTATTGTCATTACTTTAGCTGGCATAGCACCGAAAGCCCCTGCTGTCATTACCTTTAGCTGGCACAGCACCGAAAGTGCTGTCATTACCTTTAGCTGGCATAGCACGCCCGAAAGTGCCCTGCTGTCATTACCTTAGCTGGCACAGCACCCACCGTGCCCCCTGCTGTCATTACCTTAGCTGGCACAGCACGCCCGAGTGCTGTCATTACCTTAGCTGGCACAGCACGCCCGAGTGCTGTCATTACCTTAGCTGGCATAGCACGCCCGAGTGCCCTGCTGTCATTACCTTTATTTGGCACAGCACGCCTCGAAAAGGCTGTCATTATTTAGCTGGCACAGCACGCCCGAAGTGCCCTGCTGTCATTACCTTTAGCTGGCACAGCACGCCCGAGTGCTGTCATTACCTTTTAGCTGGCACAGCACCCGAAAGTGCTGTCATTACCTTTAGGCTGGCACAGCATGCCCCGAAGTGCTGTCATTACCTTAGCTGGCATAGCACGCCCGAGCCCTGCTGTCATTACCTTAGCTGGCATAGCACGCCCGAGTGCTGTCATTACCTTAGCTGGCACAGCACGCCCGAAAGTGCCCTGCTGTCATTACCTTTAGCTGGCATAGCACGCCCGAGTGCGCTGTCATTGGCCTTAGCTGGCACAGCACGCCCGAAAAGCTGTCATTACCTTTAGCTGGCACAGCACGCCTGAAGTGCTGTCATTACCTTTAGCTGGCACAGCACGCCCGAAAAGCCCTGCTGTCATTACCTTAGCTGGCATAGCACGCCCGAAAGTGCTGTCATTACCTTTTAGCTGGCACAGCACGCACCGAAAGTTGTCATTACCTTTAGCTGGCATAGCACGCCCGAAAGTGCCCTGCTGTCATTACCTTTAGCTGGCACAGCACGCCCGAGTGCTGCTCATTACCTTAGCTGGCACAGCACGCCCGCCCTGCTGTCATTACCTTAGCTGGCACAGCACCGAAGTGCTGTCACTATTACCTTAGCTGGCACAGCACCTTCCGTGCTGTCATTACCTTAGCTGGCACAGCACGCCCGAGTGCTGTCATTACCTTAGCTGGCATAGCACGCCCGCGCCCTGCTGTCATTACCTTTAGCTGGCATAGCACCCCGAAAGTGCTGTCATTACCTTAGCTGGCACAGCACCGAAAGTGCCCTGCTGTCATTACCTTAGCTGGCATAGCACGCCCGAAGTGCTGTCATTACCTTTAGCTGGCACAGCACGCCCGAGTGCTGTCATTACCTTAGCTGGCACAGCACGCCCGAGTGCTGTCATTACCTTAGCTGGCACAGCACGCCCGAGTGCCCTGCTGTCATTACCTTAGCTGGCATAGCACGCCTCGAAAGTGCTGTCATTACCTTTAGCTGGCACAGCACCGAAAGTGCTGTCATTACCTTAGCTGGCACAGCACGCCCGAGTGCTGTCATTACCTTAGCTGGCACAGCACGCCCGAGTGCCCTCTGAATCACCCAGAGAGAACCTCAGTTTACTACACTTACATTTACGTTcattcatttggcagacacttctATCCAGAGCATCTTACAGCAATAGAAAAACATTTAGGCTACCGAGCTAGCTACAGCAATGGAATACACTCTAGTACCTCTGAATGTGGAATCATTACCATCATGTAGGGTCAGAAAATACACTGTTATGGTGATTATTTGCAAAAGATTTGTTAGCTGAAACAGCACAACTATAGACTGTTAGTTGTAACAACACAACTATAGACTGTGGGAAATGTAGCCCAAGTCCTGCGGGCCCATAGCAGAGTATCACACTAGAGCAACACAAGATGTTGAAGTTGCCTGACTTGAGATGAACCCGTGAGGACTGTGTTTATTATGCATGTGCGCTGCAGGGATAATCTGCCGGAGATGCAACATCACTACAGTGGATGGCACTCCTACTCTGAACCATGGACTGGACAGTGGCCTTCAATGTGTGCTCTACATCCTGCTGTGTGTTACATGCCAAGTGACCACTCTCCatggactttttttttaatgaattattaatttgtttgttatgtgtactgtgtgtcatctgtgtttttttttcacagtggCTCAAAATCCGTCCATGACTGCAACCGTGTATTAACCCCAGTGTCCAAGGGAATTAAATTAAAGCAGTCAACTGTTGCTGCAGATAAGGTTTTCTTTCTAGTTCACCTGAATCCACAGTGATGTGACTAGGCTTTGACGGGATGATCTGACCTTGGACTTGAAGGACCTTAGCAAAAATTTGCATTTG from Alosa alosa isolate M-15738 ecotype Scorff River chromosome 20, AALO_Geno_1.1, whole genome shotgun sequence includes the following:
- the LOC125285521 gene encoding apolipoprotein A-IV-like produces the protein MKVFLVLALAVFTGCHANLIQQDQPLPTMDKVKDAFWEYVLKMTFTTEEVLQKIRQSELGQEFSARIAESAGAVDQYTTAVGGQVTPLTQDLLAKLSHEAEQLRARVEKDLSAMKTHLEPYTEELHHQVEDLKRDVTPYAEALDSEALKATLQQKTEELRGSLEKSLAELQSQLGPCTDELKKRVDQHLQDFQKSVAPLSHSIQMQLVQKSQELQQNVAPYAEELKGKLDPLAQDLKSQLSTLWESFTKNRQ